The Urbifossiella limnaea genome has a window encoding:
- a CDS encoding WD40 repeat domain-containing protein has product MSRPPLLAAMLFVLAAIAPGLAQPKKTQVSLESSYEVAIETEGKLRSLAFSPDGKMLAVGAEDVHLFNVGPKAAAEIAVVKAGVFMGKTSVRAIAFSPNGKYLIFGHGDNSVRVWDIAAKSESAVAKLHQGKVFAAAVSPDGKYVATGAADKSAVVWNVTSDGRLTEYAVLREELKSDQAVRGLSFSPTGKLTVATDGGAFRSFTLDKAGPKAAGGFQPKTGLGAGRIVGNTASTLFTVPSGGNVFLVKDSGALFGTLATTHKRVHDAAFSPDGKLVASGGQDGAVVVWEVASKSSKYSKSRPGEFTAVAFSPKLDDDGDVTLAAGLEGGIVHILKLSYK; this is encoded by the coding sequence ATGTCTCGCCCGCCGCTCCTCGCCGCCATGCTGTTCGTGCTGGCCGCGATCGCCCCCGGCCTCGCCCAGCCGAAGAAGACGCAGGTCTCGCTCGAGTCCAGTTACGAGGTGGCGATCGAGACGGAGGGGAAGCTCCGGTCGCTGGCGTTCAGCCCGGACGGCAAGATGCTCGCGGTCGGCGCCGAGGACGTCCACCTGTTCAACGTCGGGCCGAAGGCGGCGGCCGAGATCGCCGTCGTGAAGGCCGGCGTGTTCATGGGGAAGACTTCCGTCCGGGCGATCGCCTTCTCGCCGAACGGCAAGTACCTGATCTTCGGCCACGGCGACAACTCCGTCCGCGTGTGGGACATCGCGGCCAAGTCCGAGTCGGCGGTTGCGAAGCTGCACCAGGGGAAGGTGTTTGCCGCGGCCGTGTCGCCGGACGGGAAGTACGTCGCCACCGGCGCCGCGGACAAGTCGGCGGTCGTGTGGAACGTGACCTCCGACGGCCGGCTCACCGAGTACGCGGTGCTCCGCGAGGAACTGAAGTCCGACCAGGCAGTCCGCGGCCTGTCGTTCTCGCCCACCGGAAAACTGACCGTGGCCACCGACGGCGGCGCGTTCCGCTCGTTCACTCTCGACAAGGCCGGCCCGAAGGCGGCCGGCGGGTTTCAGCCGAAGACCGGCCTCGGCGCCGGCCGGATCGTCGGCAACACCGCCTCGACGCTGTTCACGGTCCCCAGTGGCGGGAACGTCTTTCTGGTGAAGGACAGTGGAGCCCTCTTCGGCACCCTGGCGACGACGCACAAGCGCGTCCACGACGCGGCATTCTCGCCGGACGGCAAGCTGGTGGCGTCGGGCGGGCAGGACGGGGCGGTGGTGGTGTGGGAGGTGGCGAGCAAGTCGTCGAAGTACAGCAAGAGCCGGCCGGGCGAGTTCACCGCGGTCGCCTTCTCCCCGAAGCTCGACGACGACGGCGACGTGACCCTCGCTGCCGGGCTGGAGGGCGGCATCGTCCACATCCTGAAGCTGAGCTACAAGTAG
- a CDS encoding WD40 repeat domain-containing protein: MTRLLALAGIVLLAALPAAPARQAKDKKLTLQAVGDVRFKVEGHAHEVAVSPDGKLVAVGTEDVFLFDITGPEAKKVAFFDSTVGFGITSLTFTPDGKHVVFGGRDHSVRVWNVADKRETGRGKEHKSDVRSVAVSPDGKVVATGGQDRTAILWDLGDDGSLKEKHVIRGEENFFDAVVSVAFVSKGKGLYTVTPNGTFRGYSLAKGEPKLTGGFKPPKGGVSSQKIVPNAAGTLFAVADNNAVFLVSPTGGASGTLGGPAGHKGEVTGAAFSPDGKLLASCGRDGTLVVWDVATKAAKYTKVRPGTFSGVGVGQTAGAASAETVVAACQDDGTVHVVRLAHR; encoded by the coding sequence ATGACGCGCCTTCTCGCGCTCGCCGGCATAGTGCTGCTAGCCGCGCTGCCCGCCGCCCCGGCCCGGCAGGCGAAGGACAAGAAGCTCACGCTCCAGGCCGTCGGCGACGTGCGGTTCAAGGTCGAAGGGCACGCCCACGAGGTCGCCGTCAGCCCCGACGGCAAGCTCGTCGCCGTCGGCACCGAGGACGTGTTCCTCTTCGACATCACCGGCCCGGAGGCGAAAAAGGTCGCGTTCTTCGATTCCACCGTGGGGTTCGGCATCACCTCGCTCACGTTCACGCCGGACGGCAAGCACGTCGTCTTCGGCGGCCGCGACCACAGCGTGCGGGTGTGGAACGTCGCGGACAAGCGCGAGACCGGCCGCGGCAAGGAGCACAAGAGCGACGTCCGCTCGGTGGCCGTGTCGCCGGACGGCAAGGTGGTCGCCACCGGCGGCCAGGACCGAACCGCCATCCTGTGGGACCTCGGCGACGACGGCTCGCTGAAGGAAAAGCACGTGATCCGCGGCGAGGAGAACTTTTTCGACGCGGTCGTCTCGGTGGCGTTCGTGTCGAAGGGGAAGGGGCTGTACACGGTGACGCCGAACGGCACGTTCCGGGGCTACTCGCTGGCGAAGGGCGAGCCGAAGCTGACCGGCGGGTTCAAGCCGCCGAAGGGCGGGGTGAGCTCGCAGAAGATCGTGCCGAACGCGGCCGGTACCCTGTTCGCCGTCGCCGACAACAACGCCGTGTTCCTGGTGTCGCCGACCGGGGGCGCGTCCGGCACGCTCGGCGGCCCGGCCGGGCACAAGGGCGAGGTGACGGGGGCCGCGTTCTCGCCGGACGGCAAGCTACTGGCCAGCTGCGGGCGGGACGGCACGTTGGTGGTGTGGGACGTGGCGACGAAGGCCGCGAAGTACACGAAGGTCCGCCCCGGCACGTTCAGCGGCGTGGGCGTCGGCCAGACCGCCGGCGCCGCGAGCGCCGAGACGGTCGTCGCCGCGTGCCAGGACGACGGCACGGTCCACGTCGTCCGGCTGGCGCACCGGTAG
- a CDS encoding amidohydrolase has protein sequence MRLLAVLVVLASPSLARAQKDAVVKAAAVQAAANWPTALSIWEWAEPGYQETKSAKALADLAAKAGFKVTRGVAGIPTAFIAEFGSGGPVVGILGEYDALPELAQTTDPVRTIRQGGNGYGHACGHHVFGVASLSAAIAIAEEIRAGRLNGTIRFYGCPAEEGGSAKAFMARAGLFNDCGVCLHWHPGSRNSAGDASCLARIAVKFRFHGTAAHAAGSPEKGRSALDALLLTMHGVELLREHTPDGTRLHHTVTGGGGAANVVPEFAEGFFYVRHPKAEVVQKLYPRLTKCAQGGALATETKLEVAYLGGTMEILPNNTLAQVAKANLTKLNDLKYDAEETKFALRLQETFETKVPLDTITKVEDVSGKSSGGSTDVGDVSWVVPTVGFSTACWVPGTPGHSWQAVACGGTTIAKQGMTLASKTLAATAYDLMTDAKLLAAAKEEHTRRLDGRTYVPLLEKDQRPPLDYRDPPRRRGAE, from the coding sequence ATGCGTCTGCTCGCCGTCCTCGTCGTGCTTGCGTCGCCGTCGCTCGCCCGAGCCCAGAAGGACGCCGTGGTGAAGGCTGCCGCCGTGCAGGCCGCCGCCAACTGGCCGACCGCCCTGAGCATCTGGGAGTGGGCCGAACCCGGCTACCAGGAAACGAAGTCCGCCAAGGCGCTCGCCGACCTGGCCGCGAAGGCCGGCTTCAAAGTGACCCGCGGGGTCGCCGGCATCCCCACCGCCTTCATCGCCGAGTTCGGCAGCGGCGGCCCCGTCGTCGGCATCCTCGGCGAGTACGACGCGCTTCCGGAGTTGGCCCAGACCACCGACCCAGTGCGAACGATCCGCCAGGGCGGCAACGGCTACGGCCACGCCTGCGGGCACCACGTGTTCGGCGTCGCGTCACTGTCCGCGGCCATCGCCATCGCCGAGGAGATTCGCGCCGGCCGGCTCAACGGCACGATCCGGTTCTACGGCTGCCCTGCGGAAGAGGGTGGGAGCGCGAAGGCGTTCATGGCCCGCGCCGGGCTGTTCAACGACTGCGGCGTCTGCCTCCACTGGCACCCCGGCTCGCGCAATAGCGCGGGGGATGCGTCGTGCCTGGCCCGCATCGCGGTGAAGTTCCGCTTCCACGGCACCGCCGCCCACGCCGCAGGTTCGCCCGAGAAGGGCCGCTCGGCGCTCGACGCGCTGTTGCTAACGATGCACGGCGTGGAGTTGCTCCGCGAGCACACCCCGGACGGAACCCGACTGCACCACACGGTGACCGGCGGCGGCGGGGCGGCGAACGTGGTGCCGGAGTTCGCCGAGGGCTTCTTCTACGTCCGCCACCCGAAGGCCGAGGTGGTGCAGAAGCTGTACCCGCGCCTGACGAAGTGCGCCCAGGGCGGCGCGCTCGCCACCGAGACGAAGCTCGAAGTCGCCTACCTCGGCGGCACGATGGAAATCCTGCCGAACAACACGCTGGCCCAGGTGGCGAAGGCGAACCTGACGAAGCTCAACGACCTCAAGTACGACGCCGAGGAGACGAAATTCGCGCTGCGGCTCCAGGAGACGTTCGAGACGAAGGTGCCGCTCGACACGATCACGAAGGTGGAGGACGTGAGCGGCAAGTCGTCAGGCGGCTCGACCGACGTGGGGGACGTGTCGTGGGTGGTGCCGACGGTCGGGTTCAGCACCGCGTGCTGGGTGCCGGGAACCCCGGGCCACTCGTGGCAGGCCGTGGCCTGTGGCGGCACCACGATTGCCAAACAGGGAATGACCCTGGCGTCGAAGACGCTCGCCGCGACGGCCTACGACCTGATGACCGACGCAAAGCTACTCGCCGCCGCGAAGGAGGAGCACACTCGGCGGCTGGACGGCCGGACGTACGTGCCGCTGCTGGAGAAGGACCAGCGCCCGCCGCTCGACTACCGCGACCCGCCGCGCCGCCGCGGGGCGGAGTGA
- a CDS encoding LL-diaminopimelate aminotransferase, whose translation MSVDPWFQTLFADRIGGASYGKSTDIYKFEKIKRAKRKALAEHPERQLLDFGIGENDDMAPENVRAALAREANKVENRGYADNGIQAYKDAAAEFMKRQFGVTLDPVTEVCHCIGSKPAYAMLPACFINPGDVTLMTVPGYPVAGTWTKYLGGEVVRLPLKAENGFFPDLDGIPADVRKRAKLLVINYPNSPTGAVATTDFYKRVIDFAHKNQVVVVQDAAHILLSYQGAPLSFLQVDGAKEVGVEVHSMSKGFNMIGWRLGFVAGHPKIVQAYADVKDNSDSGQFMAIQQAAAAALRDPSIPVAVKTKYERRLRKLVAALGQVGFDCAMPGGTYFLYTRSPKGAAGRSFANAEEASQYLIHEQSVCCVPWDDAGAFLRFSVTYIAADEAEEDRLMAETVSRLKGMSLTF comes from the coding sequence ATGTCCGTCGATCCCTGGTTCCAGACCCTGTTCGCCGACCGGATCGGCGGCGCGAGCTACGGCAAGAGCACCGACATCTACAAGTTCGAGAAGATCAAGCGCGCCAAGCGGAAGGCGCTCGCCGAGCACCCGGAGCGGCAGTTGCTCGACTTCGGCATCGGCGAGAACGACGACATGGCACCGGAGAACGTCCGGGCGGCCCTGGCCCGAGAGGCGAACAAGGTCGAGAACCGCGGCTACGCCGACAACGGCATCCAGGCCTACAAGGACGCCGCCGCCGAGTTCATGAAGCGGCAGTTCGGGGTCACCCTCGACCCGGTGACGGAGGTCTGTCACTGCATCGGGTCGAAGCCGGCCTACGCCATGCTCCCGGCGTGCTTCATCAACCCCGGCGACGTGACGCTCATGACCGTCCCCGGCTACCCCGTCGCCGGGACGTGGACCAAGTATTTGGGCGGCGAGGTCGTCCGCCTGCCGCTGAAGGCCGAGAACGGTTTCTTCCCCGACCTGGACGGCATCCCGGCCGACGTGCGGAAGCGGGCGAAGCTGCTCGTCATCAACTACCCGAACAGCCCGACCGGGGCCGTGGCCACGACCGACTTCTACAAGCGCGTCATCGACTTCGCCCACAAGAACCAGGTGGTCGTGGTTCAGGACGCGGCCCACATCCTCCTCAGCTACCAGGGAGCGCCGCTGAGCTTCCTCCAGGTGGACGGGGCGAAGGAGGTCGGCGTCGAAGTGCACTCGATGTCGAAGGGGTTCAACATGATCGGCTGGCGGCTCGGGTTCGTGGCCGGGCACCCGAAGATTGTGCAAGCCTACGCCGACGTGAAGGACAACTCCGACAGCGGGCAGTTCATGGCCATCCAGCAGGCCGCCGCCGCGGCCCTACGCGACCCGTCCATCCCCGTCGCCGTGAAGACGAAGTACGAGCGGCGGCTGCGGAAGTTGGTCGCCGCGCTGGGGCAGGTGGGATTCGATTGCGCCATGCCGGGCGGTACGTACTTCCTGTACACTCGCTCTCCGAAGGGGGCGGCCGGGCGGAGCTTCGCCAACGCCGAGGAGGCGAGCCAGTACCTGATCCACGAGCAGAGCGTGTGCTGCGTGCCCTGGGACGACGCGGGGGCGTTCCTCCGGTTCTCGGTGACGTACATCGCCGCCGACGAGGCCGAGGAGGACCGGCTGATGGCCGAGACGGTGAGCCGGCTCAAGGGGATGAGCCTGACGTTCTGA
- a CDS encoding serine/threonine-protein kinase has translation MSNPDSGVTRTAAHYAGPDSAPGFDPATRPAVVGVAVAALSFGDYDVVAELGEGGMGRVYKAADRNLPRFVAIKVLRTPDEFEASRFRGEAAITARLEHANITRIFEIETTPDGRPYLVLEYAEGGSLDRELRGQPQEPRRAAEMAETLARAIQYAHAQGVIHRDLKPANVLRAKDGTLKLTDFGLAKQYEVSSGLTPSGAVMGTPSYMAPEQAAGTREVGPAADVYGLGAILYELLTGRPPFRGVNMVETLEQVRWADPAPPSRLAPRLPRDLGTICLKCLAKAPARRYASAGELADDLRRWMNGETIAARPAPAWERGWRQFRRRPWETAAVAGGVVVAILLAVGTLYAQRKEAEQEHDRELTEQRNEGERVRREAEQEAARLLRERGLKSRQALDAIKGHLASGALKSTPGLNDLHGVLADYYKQHIDEALADPGPDRAALAGLAFEVGGLAEKSGRLETAEQLYRQARAGFGAAPRAPAKEGDALVKVARVLFERTRDDDARAACDEAEKLWRGLHDGTADGRPRDHADLQLAELDHLRGELCRRRSDAVGACAAFSRAIDIRVKIARKYAAATPEQVRDLPDLAEREWAVRCLREVGRGYGFRGDDHLTLGAVTDADRDYWESHRVREVLALAFEKPRTPAEREEGELAALQFGRSWMNLASVQARHRAYSTARHFATQALKQRDFLKLSGPNNAEYLADFAENHTALGRYLLLQRRGTAADRTAAVEHFTTAATAFGGAGQLTFRTQEVVAGARAERAEALADSDPAAARKDVDAVRQFLADARKRFPELQRLQVLEARMDALDADLAAGPPADPRWSRVLAALGSLFGGERPYRDEHPAEVRQRRCFQGLARDERFEKLFADLRP, from the coding sequence ATGTCCAACCCCGACTCCGGCGTCACCCGCACGGCCGCGCACTACGCCGGTCCCGACTCGGCACCGGGCTTCGACCCGGCGACCCGGCCGGCGGTCGTCGGCGTGGCCGTCGCGGCGTTGTCGTTCGGCGACTACGACGTGGTCGCCGAACTCGGCGAGGGCGGCATGGGGCGGGTGTACAAGGCCGCCGACCGCAACCTGCCGCGGTTCGTGGCGATCAAGGTGCTCCGCACGCCGGACGAGTTCGAGGCCAGCCGGTTCCGCGGCGAGGCGGCGATCACGGCCCGGCTCGAGCACGCGAACATCACGCGTATCTTCGAGATCGAGACCACGCCCGACGGCCGGCCGTACCTGGTGCTCGAGTACGCCGAGGGCGGCAGCCTCGACCGCGAGCTCCGGGGCCAGCCGCAGGAGCCGCGGCGGGCGGCGGAGATGGCCGAGACGCTGGCCCGGGCCATCCAGTACGCCCACGCCCAGGGCGTCATCCACCGCGACCTGAAGCCGGCGAACGTACTTCGGGCGAAGGACGGCACACTCAAACTCACCGACTTCGGCCTGGCCAAGCAGTACGAGGTGTCGTCCGGGCTGACGCCGAGCGGGGCCGTGATGGGAACGCCGAGCTACATGGCCCCGGAGCAGGCGGCGGGCACCCGCGAGGTGGGGCCGGCGGCGGACGTGTACGGCCTCGGCGCCATCCTGTACGAGTTGCTCACCGGCCGCCCGCCGTTCCGCGGCGTGAACATGGTCGAGACGCTGGAGCAGGTGCGGTGGGCCGACCCGGCCCCGCCGAGCCGGCTGGCACCGCGGCTGCCGCGCGACCTGGGGACGATCTGCCTGAAGTGTTTGGCGAAGGCACCGGCCCGCCGGTACGCGAGCGCCGGCGAGCTGGCCGACGACCTGCGGCGGTGGATGAACGGCGAGACGATCGCCGCCCGCCCGGCGCCGGCGTGGGAGCGCGGGTGGCGGCAGTTCCGCCGCCGGCCGTGGGAAACCGCCGCCGTCGCCGGCGGGGTGGTGGTGGCGATCCTGTTGGCAGTCGGGACGCTGTACGCCCAGCGGAAGGAAGCGGAGCAGGAACACGACCGGGAGCTGACCGAGCAGCGGAACGAGGGGGAGCGCGTCCGCCGCGAGGCCGAGCAGGAGGCCGCGCGGCTGCTGCGCGAGCGGGGCCTCAAGTCGCGGCAGGCGCTCGACGCGATCAAGGGGCACCTGGCGTCCGGCGCGCTCAAGAGTACGCCCGGGCTGAACGACCTGCACGGCGTCCTGGCCGACTACTACAAGCAGCACATCGACGAGGCGCTGGCCGACCCCGGCCCCGACCGCGCGGCGCTGGCCGGGCTGGCGTTCGAGGTCGGTGGGCTGGCCGAGAAGAGCGGCCGCCTCGAAACCGCCGAGCAACTGTACCGCCAGGCGCGGGCAGGCTTCGGCGCCGCCCCACGCGCCCCCGCGAAGGAGGGCGACGCGCTCGTGAAGGTCGCCCGGGTGCTGTTCGAGCGGACCCGCGACGACGACGCTCGCGCCGCCTGCGACGAGGCGGAAAAGCTGTGGCGCGGTCTGCACGACGGTACCGCCGACGGCCGCCCGCGCGACCACGCCGACCTGCAACTCGCCGAACTCGACCACCTCCGCGGCGAGCTTTGCCGCCGCCGGTCGGACGCGGTCGGGGCGTGCGCGGCGTTCAGCCGGGCCATTGACATCCGGGTGAAGATCGCCCGCAAGTACGCCGCCGCCACGCCCGAACAGGTGCGCGACCTGCCCGACCTCGCCGAGCGCGAGTGGGCGGTGCGCTGCCTCCGCGAGGTCGGCCGCGGGTACGGCTTCCGCGGCGACGATCACCTGACGCTCGGCGCCGTCACCGACGCCGACCGCGACTACTGGGAGTCGCACCGGGTGCGCGAGGTGTTAGCGCTGGCGTTCGAAAAGCCGCGGACCCCGGCCGAGCGGGAGGAGGGGGAGTTGGCCGCGCTTCAGTTCGGCCGGAGCTGGATGAACCTGGCGTCGGTGCAGGCCCGCCACCGGGCGTACTCGACGGCCCGGCACTTCGCCACGCAGGCGCTCAAGCAGCGCGACTTCCTCAAGCTCTCCGGCCCGAACAACGCCGAGTACCTGGCCGACTTCGCCGAGAACCACACGGCACTCGGCCGGTATCTGCTGCTCCAGCGCCGCGGCACGGCCGCCGACCGGACGGCCGCGGTCGAACACTTCACGACCGCAGCGACCGCCTTCGGCGGGGCCGGCCAACTCACGTTCCGGACGCAAGAGGTCGTCGCCGGCGCCCGTGCCGAGCGGGCCGAGGCGCTGGCCGATTCCGACCCCGCCGCCGCGCGAAAGGACGTGGATGCGGTCCGCCAGTTCCTGGCGGACGCCCGCAAGCGCTTCCCCGAGTTGCAGCGGCTCCAAGTGCTTGAGGCCCGCATGGACGCGCTCGACGCCGACCTCGCCGCGGGCCCGCCGGCCGACCCGCGCTGGAGTCGGGTACTTGCCGCGCTCGGTTCGCTGTTCGGGGGCGAGCGGCCGTACCGGGACGAGCACCCCGCGGAGGTGCGGCAGCGGCGGTGCTTCCAGGGGCTGGCTCGCGACGAGCGGTTCGAGAAACTGTTCGCCGACCTGCGCCCGTAA
- a CDS encoding two-component system sensor histidine kinase NtrB, giving the protein MTDPADDIAAHAGGFIHDVKNRLGTLSLNLQLLAEDFSDPQNPRERKALDRVNRLHGECQKLADLANAFLRFARAGVLRRTPTDLGAVVTRLIDFLTPTARAAGVELAWYADADLPTVDLDRDQFEQALLNLLLNAEQAMPDGGTLTLIGRADGDAVCLDVIDTGCGMDADVLADLFRPFHTTKKTGTGLGLPTARQVIVAHGGTLDVQSEPGRGTKFTIRLPARPGPRGQPSRPPEESPCS; this is encoded by the coding sequence GTGACCGACCCCGCCGACGACATTGCCGCCCACGCGGGCGGGTTCATCCACGACGTCAAGAACCGCCTCGGCACGCTGTCGCTGAACCTGCAGCTCCTCGCCGAGGATTTTTCCGACCCTCAGAACCCGCGCGAGCGGAAGGCGCTCGACCGCGTCAACCGCCTCCACGGCGAGTGCCAGAAACTCGCCGACCTCGCCAACGCCTTCCTCCGCTTCGCCCGCGCCGGCGTCCTCCGCCGCACCCCCACCGACCTCGGCGCCGTCGTCACCCGGCTCATCGACTTCCTCACCCCCACCGCCCGCGCCGCCGGCGTCGAGCTGGCGTGGTATGCCGACGCCGACCTGCCGACGGTGGACCTCGACCGCGACCAGTTCGAGCAGGCGCTGCTGAACCTCTTGCTGAACGCCGAGCAGGCGATGCCCGACGGTGGCACCCTCACCTTGATTGGCCGCGCCGACGGCGATGCCGTGTGCCTCGACGTGATCGACACCGGCTGCGGCATGGACGCGGACGTACTCGCCGACCTGTTCCGCCCGTTCCACACCACGAAGAAGACCGGCACCGGCCTGGGCCTGCCGACCGCCCGACAGGTGATCGTCGCCCACGGCGGCACCCTCGACGTGCAGAGCGAACCCGGCCGCGGTACGAAGTTCACCATCCGGCTCCCCGCGCGTCCCGGGCCGCGAGGCCAGCCCAGCCGGCCCCCGGAGGAGTCCCCGTGTTCCTGA
- a CDS encoding alpha/beta hydrolase family protein: MFLTVLLATAAAAPAPPPRLVGEPVELATPTGILYGAIDLPPGAGPWPVVILHAGSGPTDRDGNGPLTRSNNLRMLGRALAARGVAVLRFDKRGIAASAKALAREEDIRLDTYAADVLGWAAALRADRRFGRVGFVGHSEGALIGLVAAGEARFDAFVSLCGPGRPLQEVLREQLRRGLPAELYKASDAVIRELEAGREVKDTPKELQALFRPSVQPYLISTFRRDPAALAAGLKAPLLVASGSTDIQVSEADARRLVAARPGARAAAVAGMNHVLKPVPTVDRLAQLPSYADPTLPLHPDLLPALDEFLRRELGPR, encoded by the coding sequence GTGTTCCTGACCGTCCTGCTCGCGACCGCCGCCGCTGCGCCCGCCCCGCCCCCGCGCCTGGTAGGAGAGCCGGTCGAGTTGGCGACGCCCACCGGCATCCTCTACGGCGCGATCGACCTGCCGCCGGGGGCGGGGCCGTGGCCGGTCGTCATCCTCCACGCCGGGTCCGGGCCGACCGACCGGGACGGGAACGGCCCGCTCACCCGCTCTAACAACCTGCGGATGCTCGGCCGCGCGCTCGCCGCCCGGGGGGTCGCAGTCCTGCGGTTCGACAAGCGGGGGATCGCGGCCAGCGCGAAGGCGCTCGCCCGGGAGGAAGACATCCGCCTCGATACCTACGCCGCCGACGTGCTCGGGTGGGCCGCCGCCCTCCGGGCCGACCGGCGGTTCGGGCGGGTGGGCTTCGTGGGCCACAGCGAGGGGGCGCTCATCGGCCTGGTCGCGGCGGGTGAGGCCCGGTTCGACGCCTTCGTCTCCCTGTGCGGCCCCGGGCGGCCGCTCCAGGAGGTGCTTCGCGAGCAACTCCGGCGGGGGCTCCCGGCCGAACTCTACAAGGCCAGCGACGCGGTCATCCGGGAACTGGAGGCCGGGCGAGAGGTGAAGGACACACCGAAAGAGCTTCAGGCGCTGTTCCGGCCGAGCGTACAGCCGTACCTGATCTCGACGTTCCGGCGGGACCCGGCGGCGCTCGCCGCCGGCCTCAAGGCGCCGCTGCTGGTCGCCTCCGGCTCGACCGACATCCAGGTGTCGGAGGCCGACGCCCGCCGGCTCGTCGCCGCCAGACCGGGTGCCCGGGCGGCGGCAGTGGCCGGTATGAACCACGTCCTCAAGCCGGTCCCCACCGTCGACCGACTGGCCCAGCTCCCGAGCTACGCCGACCCCACGCTCCCACTCCACCCGGACCTCCTTCCCGCGCTGGACGAGTTCCTGCGGCGAGAGTTGGGGCCGCGGTGA
- a CDS encoding tetratricopeptide repeat protein, with protein MARDRTHDDAQDLFTRGHKAFAERQFAEAVECFSRAITLRPDVAAGYRYRAYAFLELGDRIRALNDLDQAVRLKPDDPQAYADRAAELFTQKAFDQAVADCDKVLSLDPGRAPIRALRGRCHAARGDTPSALADYAEAIEADAENAPRVLMWRAGLRFETEDYDAAEADCTAALLHRPDDADALHLRGAVRQQAGDGAGAEADFSAAITRDPQHGPARLGRAVCRFLQKDFAGVVADCDAAVRLLPNVARVFELRGSALRALGRPDEALQNFDEAIRLAPQAAMPFNYRAGAHYAKKDYATAARDHLEALKRDPRNAATFNQLGWVWATCPDPDVRNGPRAKECATRACELTEWAEAGYLDTLAAACAECGEFDEAVRWQEKAIAAVAGDAAKEADYETRLELYRRGKPARVEGGLGD; from the coding sequence ATGGCCCGCGACCGGACCCACGACGACGCCCAAGACCTGTTCACCCGCGGCCACAAGGCCTTCGCCGAGCGGCAGTTCGCGGAGGCCGTCGAGTGCTTTTCCCGGGCCATCACCCTCCGCCCCGACGTGGCCGCCGGCTACCGCTACCGGGCCTACGCGTTCCTCGAACTCGGCGACCGCATCCGCGCCCTCAACGACCTCGACCAGGCCGTGCGGCTGAAGCCCGACGACCCCCAGGCCTACGCCGACCGGGCCGCCGAGTTGTTCACCCAGAAGGCGTTCGACCAGGCCGTCGCCGACTGCGACAAGGTGCTGTCACTGGACCCCGGCCGCGCCCCGATCCGGGCGCTCCGCGGCCGCTGCCACGCCGCCCGCGGCGACACGCCCTCGGCGCTCGCCGACTACGCGGAGGCGATCGAGGCCGACGCCGAGAACGCCCCGCGGGTGCTGATGTGGCGCGCCGGGCTGCGGTTCGAGACGGAAGACTACGACGCCGCCGAGGCCGACTGCACCGCCGCGCTGCTACATCGGCCCGACGACGCGGACGCCTTGCATCTCCGCGGCGCCGTCCGCCAACAGGCCGGCGACGGGGCCGGGGCGGAAGCCGACTTCTCCGCGGCGATTACCCGCGACCCGCAGCACGGGCCGGCGCGGCTCGGGCGGGCGGTGTGCCGGTTCCTCCAAAAGGACTTCGCCGGCGTCGTCGCCGACTGTGACGCGGCCGTCCGGCTGCTACCGAACGTGGCGCGGGTGTTCGAGCTCCGCGGGTCGGCGCTGCGGGCGCTCGGCCGGCCGGACGAGGCGCTGCAGAACTTCGACGAGGCGATCCGGCTCGCCCCGCAGGCGGCGATGCCGTTCAACTACCGGGCCGGGGCACACTACGCGAAGAAGGACTACGCCACCGCCGCCCGCGACCACCTGGAGGCGCTCAAGCGCGACCCGCGCAACGCCGCCACGTTCAACCAACTCGGGTGGGTGTGGGCGACGTGCCCCGACCCGGACGTGCGGAACGGCCCGCGGGCGAAGGAGTGCGCCACCCGCGCCTGCGAGCTCACCGAGTGGGCCGAGGCCGGCTACCTCGACACCCTGGCCGCCGCGTGCGCCGAGTGCGGCGAGTTCGACGAGGCGGTGCGGTGGCAGGAGAAGGCGATCGCAGCCGTGGCCGGCGACGCGGCCAAGGAAGCGGACTACGAGACCCGGTTGGAGCTGTACCGTCGGGGGAAGCCCGCCCGGGTGGAGGGCGGGCTCGGGGATTGA